The sequence below is a genomic window from Thermus filiformis.
GGGCTCCCTGGCCCAGATGGCCCAGGCGGTCGTCCCCTCCAACATCGTCTCCGTCGTGACCGCCGGGAAAGAGGGGGGGTACCGCCGGATCGTCCTCCGGGTGGTGGGGGAGGGCATGGAGACGGTGGCCGACCGGCTCAGGGCCGCGGGGGAGAAGGTGGTGGACGTGCGGAAGGGCTAATACCACCCCGGTTTGACCCGGGGCCTGGATGGGGTGGCCCTAGAGGCCGTTCGTCATAGCCGGGTAGGAGCCCAGCACCTTGACAAAGGCCGCCCGGGAGAGGAGCTTCAGAAGGGCCTGGGCGGGGCCGGGGTCCTCCAGGTGCCCCTCGAGGTCCAGGTAGAAGAGGTAGCTGAAGGCCCGGTCCTTCCGGGGGCGGGACTCGAGCTTGGTCAGGTTCACCCCCGCCTCGGCGAACAGGCTCAGGGCCTCCAGAAGCCCCCCGGGCCGGTGGCGCACCGCGAAGACGATGCTGGTCTTGTGCGGCCCCGGTCCCTTTTTGGCCTCCTCGCGGGAGAGGACGAAGAAGCGGGTGTAGTTGAAGGGGCTGTCCTCAATGTTCTCCGCCAGGATCTCCAGCCCGTAGAGGGAGGCCGCCCGCCGGGAGGCGATGGCCCCCATCCCGGCCTCCCGCTTCTCGGCCAGCTCCCGGGCCGCCCCCGCGGTGTCGTAAACGGGGATGGGGGTGAGGCCCAGCCGGGCCAGGAAGCCGTCGCACTGGGCCAGGGCCTGGGGGTGGCTCTTCACGGCCCGGATCTCCTTCAGCTCCACCCCAGGGGGGGCCAGGAGGCAGTGCTCCACCCGGTGGACGATCTCCCCCACCACGTGGAGGTCGCTCTCCAGGAGAAGGTCGTAGGTTTGGTTGATGCTCCCCGCGGTGGTGTTCTCCACCGGGACCACCCCCAGCTCCACCTCCCCCTTCTCCACCGCCGAGAAGACCTGGTGAAAGGTGGGGTAGCCCACGGGCGTGGCCTCGGGGAAGGCCTTGA
It includes:
- the pheA gene encoding prephenate dehydratase, producing the protein MRIAYQGTEGAYSEEALIKAFPEATPVGYPTFHQVFSAVEKGEVELGVVPVENTTAGSINQTYDLLLESDLHVVGEIVHRVEHCLLAPPGVELKEIRAVKSHPQALAQCDGFLARLGLTPIPVYDTAGAARELAEKREAGMGAIASRRAASLYGLEILAENIEDSPFNYTRFFVLSREEAKKGPGPHKTSIVFAVRHRPGGLLEALSLFAEAGVNLTKLESRPRKDRAFSYLFYLDLEGHLEDPGPAQALLKLLSRAAFVKVLGSYPAMTNGL